A single window of Entomoplasma ellychniae DNA harbors:
- a CDS encoding sugar-phospahte nucleotidyltransferase: MYFPNKNDEWYTLPYAIEPILEFLKPNSKILCPFDTIDCEYVNVLKKAGHKVSYRHIKDGFDFFDLESGDVLSFDYIISNPPYSLRKQVFIKLEELNKPFAMLVPLVSIALKPIREKIQDKQLLIFDKRIKFKSNEGLVCKNPPSETAYICKNILPKQIIFKELLF, encoded by the coding sequence ATGTATTTTCCTAATAAAAATGATGAGTGGTACACATTGCCCTATGCGATTGAACCTATTTTAGAATTTCTTAAACCAAACTCAAAAATATTATGCCCATTTGACACTATTGATTGCGAATATGTAAATGTTTTAAAAAAGGCAGGTCACAAGGTCAGTTATAGGCACATTAAAGACGGATTTGATTTTTTTGATTTGGAAAGTGGTGATGTTTTATCTTTTGATTACATCATTTCAAATCCACCTTACAGTTTAAGAAAACAAGTGTTTATCAAATTGGAAGAATTAAACAAACCATTCGCTATGTTAGTGCCTTTGGTATCAATAGCTTTAAAACCTATAAGAGAAAAAATACAAGACAAACAATTGTTAATTTTTGACAAAAGAATTAAGTTTAAATCAAATGAGGGGTTAGTTTGCAAAAACCCACCATCTGAAACAGCATATATTTGCAAAAACATTTTACCTAAACAAATTATCTTTAAAGAACTACTTTTTTAA
- a CDS encoding HsdM family class I SAM-dependent methyltransferase, with product MKNSELEFYLHNYLFNVVSDMKKRNLYKYDWNVNKSDFEEINSKLSTASKNLSNSINPSLGKPDLIYFNPETKLLILGEIKNDKKKHTSNKIGKITDPKIFATDGVLHYMSFFKDYDVFGIAASGSKGDYIIDQFYSKKDSLIFEPLPSQRILNEFDYENIIADDLIDEKVDNLSDAISSLNKLMDDSKISTEKRPIITGSIIFSLTHFKQIQTDIEKHKTNTSNISGLLISSIKTKMLNVLPENKRDKNIGIIDRFCNLIESYSINNEIWKKIIDNIDQKLMPIINKMKKESYHDFSGDMYRVLLRYTSGDGKILGQVLTPKHIANLMIDLAELKKDDSVIDPACGTGIFLVNSMNKLISMAKNDEEIETIKSKKIYGIEISKEMFFLTLVNMLINDDGKTNIFVDDDNPEPKKSGIFKYDKKDFVENPKKVIMNPPYLSQDEMWKFINKSLTLATEKVVIIVSTSIFKGNTDFKREFLKNNSLMAVINMPNNIFQNKSSSGAQVKTSILVADIGRPNSENYLGTYFYDLKDDGFISSKKHGRYDGIKKWSQIKSDFLENYKNRKEILNTSINIKNVSENDTWNFNFYNKISSEDFLNLNDYLFNLFEEIVNKNNNKDKYKIYDHFLNIDSELKAYDIKKYIKNFKLKETSANEHLEIKKNINNALRIEKYIDIKDGDISYVAASNSRNGCRISNIRNIYNESVLDNLFTWNTQGDGGAGLAFFHPYKFIVASTCKVFDLIDKTLSLEHKIFIAFAMSLEHKNRYFGYSISEGEFKNGTLKLTLPVNNKEEPDWNLIYEIMVNNPIFIKIKKYLNLF from the coding sequence ATGAAAAATAGTGAATTAGAATTTTACTTACATAATTATTTGTTTAATGTTGTTAGTGATATGAAAAAAAGAAATTTGTACAAATATGATTGAAATGTTAATAAGTCTGATTTTGAAGAAATAAACTCAAAATTATCAACAGCATCAAAAAATCTTTCTAATTCTATCAATCCTTCTTTAGGAAAACCAGATTTAATATATTTTAATCCCGAGACTAAGCTTTTAATTTTAGGAGAAATTAAAAACGATAAGAAAAAACACACATCTAATAAAATCGGAAAAATAACTGACCCAAAAATTTTTGCAACAGATGGAGTACTGCATTATATGAGTTTTTTTAAAGATTATGACGTATTTGGAATAGCTGCTTCAGGTTCTAAGGGTGATTACATAATTGATCAATTTTATTCAAAAAAAGATAGCCTCATTTTTGAACCCTTACCATCTCAAAGAATATTAAATGAGTTTGATTACGAGAATATTATAGCTGATGATTTGATTGATGAAAAAGTTGATAACCTAAGTGATGCAATTTCTTCTTTAAATAAGCTAATGGATGATAGTAAAATTTCTACAGAAAAAAGACCGATAATTACTGGTTCTATAATTTTTTCTTTAACGCATTTTAAGCAAATACAAACAGACATTGAAAAGCACAAGACTAATACAAGCAACATTAGTGGTTTACTAATTAGTTCTATAAAAACTAAAATGTTAAATGTTTTGCCTGAAAATAAAAGAGACAAAAATATTGGAATTATTGATAGATTTTGTAATCTAATTGAATCATATTCAATAAATAATGAAATTTGAAAAAAAATTATTGATAACATAGATCAAAAATTAATGCCAATTATAAACAAAATGAAAAAAGAGTCTTATCATGATTTTTCTGGTGACATGTATAGAGTTTTACTGAGATACACATCGGGAGATGGAAAAATTTTAGGTCAAGTTTTAACTCCAAAACACATAGCAAATTTAATGATAGACCTAGCAGAATTAAAAAAAGATGACTCTGTAATAGATCCTGCTTGTGGAACGGGAATTTTTTTAGTTAATTCTATGAATAAATTAATATCAATGGCTAAAAATGATGAAGAAATTGAGACAATTAAAAGTAAAAAAATATACGGAATAGAGATATCTAAAGAAATGTTTTTTTTAACATTAGTGAATATGCTTATTAATGATGATGGTAAGACTAATATTTTTGTTGATGACGACAACCCCGAACCTAAAAAATCTGGAATTTTTAAATACGATAAAAAAGACTTTGTAGAAAATCCTAAAAAAGTTATAATGAATCCGCCTTATTTATCTCAGGATGAAATGTGAAAATTTATAAATAAATCTTTAACATTGGCAACAGAAAAAGTTGTAATAATTGTTTCAACTTCTATTTTTAAAGGAAATACTGATTTTAAAAGAGAGTTCTTGAAAAATAATTCGCTGATGGCTGTTATTAATATGCCAAACAATATTTTTCAAAACAAAAGTTCTTCTGGCGCACAAGTTAAAACATCTATTCTTGTCGCTGATATAGGAAGGCCAAATTCTGAAAATTATCTTGGAACATATTTTTATGACCTTAAAGATGATGGTTTCATATCTAGCAAAAAACATGGTAGATACGATGGCATTAAAAAATGGTCACAAATTAAAAGTGATTTTTTAGAGAATTATAAAAATAGAAAAGAAATTTTAAATACATCAATTAACATAAAGAACGTATCTGAAAATGATACATGAAATTTTAATTTCTATAATAAAATATCTTCTGAAGATTTTTTAAATTTGAATGATTATTTATTTAATTTGTTTGAAGAAATAGTAAATAAGAATAACAATAAAGATAAATATAAAATTTATGATCATTTCTTAAACATAGACTCTGAATTAAAAGCTTATGATATAAAAAAATATATTAAAAATTTTAAATTAAAGGAAACTTCAGCTAATGAGCATTTGGAAATTAAAAAAAATATTAATAATGCACTAAGAATTGAAAAATATATAGATATCAAAGATGGAGATATCTCATATGTCGCTGCATCAAATTCTAGAAACGGTTGTAGAATAAGCAATATAAGAAATATATATAATGAATCTGTTTTGGATAATTTATTTACATGAAACACTCAAGGAGATGGGGGAGCAGGCCTAGCTTTCTTCCATCCTTATAAATTTATTGTAGCAAGCACATGCAAAGTTTTTGATTTGATAGACAAGACATTGAGTCTAGAGCACAAAATTTTTATTGCTTTTGCTATGAGCCTAGAACACAAAAATAGATATTTTGGATATTCAATAAGTGAAGGTGAGTTCAAAAATGGAACTTTAAAATTAACTTTACCTGTAAACAACAAAGAAGAACCAGATTGGAATTTAATTTATGAAATTATGGTTAATAATCCTATATTTATTAAAATTAAAAAATATTTAAACTTATTTTAA
- a CDS encoding relaxase MobL produces the protein MNRKQNNIFKVIRFYDPNNSKQRLTNYYRGKKGSKNITYIDYITRKQACILKALPEKALQENRELNEFMLESRSEWRQKWLNKGVSEEFLKASENIFDDEKYSKYGWNFKTKLFNSLNEAGHFQNSDFIARESTIFNLTQETEQEMLKELLEIDRERSRRQKSIEEYKKVQWGTGLYTNQAHFKTKGSYIFGELSKQEVQNLKNEFLNMRNNNDRLMWDTVLSFDTEFAEDNNILVPEVIGKLISKNIDQLFIENNLDPKRMSWGFSMHGNTSNPHAHLFFYENEPNRNGEWKFKGNLNQESMKYFYQRIELNAQTNELSYQKMRVLELETKALISEEISGQFFLSKHQQFLIHKQIKKIDELSLKIKDLELNFRKRYLSEQLTVKEKQNHNKNIKSMKNNLINNINLIHESHSKNKLKQFFERRTNLTEIEKQIAKKVDSNMLFLNKINTWEKLKCSMVKTQKLLNHEHISWFETMKTYRTKKGSTLSFNTLNDEGKIEAISYVENIIKQSKNGTLMLQNIQSKVDDISHELTKVLLKKIDDNDTKTIQTLKTIDALDKLNLKINSQSLYNNLSENNLTKEQKETLIFNEVKNSLMNGENGYYSKHVNVLFNEIYNQNFQLGIKKEFKENKFLTQNVSKISNSISDAFKLGSRQAAYEFENEMKRLKMKAENEIEKYERERIRI, from the coding sequence ATGAATAGAAAACAAAATAACATTTTCAAAGTAATAAGATTTTATGATCCCAACAACTCAAAACAAAGATTGACAAACTATTATCGCGGCAAAAAAGGTTCTAAAAATATTACTTATATCGATTACATAACAAGAAAACAAGCATGTATTTTAAAAGCACTTCCTGAAAAAGCTTTGCAAGAAAATAGAGAGTTAAATGAATTCATGTTAGAAAGCAGGAGTGAGTGAAGACAGAAATGATTAAACAAAGGAGTGAGTGAAGAATTTTTAAAAGCTAGTGAAAATATATTTGATGATGAAAAGTATTCAAAGTATGGTTGAAACTTTAAAACAAAATTATTTAATTCATTAAATGAAGCAGGCCATTTTCAAAATTCTGATTTTATAGCTAGAGAATCTACAATCTTTAATTTAACACAAGAAACTGAACAAGAAATGTTAAAAGAACTTTTGGAAATAGATAGAGAACGCTCAAGAAGACAAAAGAGTATTGAAGAATATAAAAAAGTGCAATGAGGAACTGGACTTTATACTAATCAGGCACATTTCAAAACTAAAGGTAGTTATATTTTTGGTGAGTTGTCAAAACAAGAAGTTCAAAATTTAAAAAATGAATTTTTAAATATGAGGAATAACAATGATAGGTTAATGTGAGATACTGTTTTATCTTTTGATACAGAATTTGCTGAAGATAACAATATTTTGGTTCCTGAAGTAATTGGAAAACTCATAAGTAAAAATATTGATCAATTATTTATTGAAAACAATTTAGACCCTAAAAGAATGAGTTGGGGATTTTCTATGCATGGAAATACATCTAATCCACACGCTCATTTATTTTTTTATGAAAATGAACCTAACAGAAATGGTGAATGAAAATTCAAGGGAAATTTAAACCAAGAATCTATGAAGTATTTTTATCAAAGAATTGAATTAAATGCTCAAACTAATGAACTAAGTTACCAAAAAATGAGAGTTTTAGAATTAGAAACCAAAGCCTTAATTTCTGAAGAAATAAGTGGACAATTCTTTTTATCTAAACATCAACAATTCTTGATTCATAAACAAATTAAAAAAATAGATGAATTAAGTTTAAAAATTAAAGATTTAGAACTTAATTTTAGAAAAAGATATTTATCTGAACAGCTAACTGTTAAAGAAAAACAAAATCATAATAAAAATATAAAATCAATGAAAAATAATTTAATTAATAACATAAATTTAATTCATGAAAGCCATTCTAAAAATAAACTAAAACAATTTTTTGAAAGAAGAACTAATTTAACAGAAATTGAAAAGCAAATCGCAAAAAAGGTAGATTCCAATATGTTGTTTCTCAATAAAATTAACACTTGAGAAAAACTTAAATGTTCAATGGTAAAAACCCAAAAATTATTAAATCATGAACACATAAGTTGATTTGAAACAATGAAAACTTATAGAACTAAAAAGGGCTCAACATTAAGTTTTAACACATTAAATGATGAAGGAAAGATCGAAGCTATATCATATGTTGAAAATATAATAAAGCAGTCTAAAAATGGTACGTTAATGCTTCAAAACATCCAAAGTAAAGTTGATGATATTTCGCATGAACTAACAAAAGTTCTTCTAAAGAAAATTGATGATAATGATACCAAAACCATTCAAACATTAAAAACAATAGATGCTCTCGATAAATTAAATTTAAAAATAAATTCACAAAGTTTATATAATAATTTATCTGAAAATAATTTAACAAAAGAACAAAAAGAAACTTTAATTTTTAATGAAGTGAAAAACTCACTAATGAATGGCGAAAATGGTTATTATTCAAAACATGTTAATGTGTTATTTAATGAAATTTATAATCAAAATTTTCAACTAGGAATCAAAAAGGAATTCAAAGAAAATAAATTTTTGACTCAAAACGTCTCTAAAATATCTAATTCGATTAGCGATGCTTTTAAACTGGGTTCTAGACAAGCAGCATATGAATTTGAAAATGAAATGAAAAGACTGAAAATGAAAGCTGAAAATGAAATTGAAAAATATGAAAGAGAAAGGATTAGGATATAA